TAATGCATTGCTCAAATTAGTATTTGGTAGGCAGAATTGGAGCCCTATAAACCTGTAATTTAACACCCACTAATGtgtgtaaaaaaaaacaattttataGTGCATCAAGGACGATTTTCTTTATCCAATCTCTGCTTGGTTGTACACTACATCTCATAATTTCAGTTATAAATATCAAACTTTGTCTTTATATTGGTGGTGTATTGGCAGGTGTTGGAAAAACTTCTCTTGTTCATCTGATTGTCAAGGGTTCTTCCATCGCACGTCCTCCTCAGACAGTAGGGTGTACAGTAGGTGTAAAGGTGAGAATTTATCGTTTCGTTGATTCTGATGGGATATTGAGAACTTTTGCTGAACTTGAAGTCTAAATAATTGTTTACCATTTTTCCGTCCAGCATACTACGTACGGAAACTCGGGTAGCTCGTCAAGCAGCATTAAGGGTGACGCTGAGAGAGATTTCTTTATTGAACTCTGGGATGTGTCTGGACATGATAGATACAAAGAATGCCGGTCTCTTTTTTATTCCCAAATTAATGGCAAGTTTGAGACCTCTCTCCCTCTGTAAACATTTTAGTCTCCTGGCAAATACTATGCATgttaatatatgtaaaagaaAAGGCCGTGAAGTAAAAAAAGTCTAAGGGACAATTTAATTGAGTATTTATCTTTAATTTAGAAACCATCAGCCTTTCTTAGGCTTGTAATTGCATAAATTTAaccattttttcatctcttgtTGCATCCATGTTCTATATGCATAATGATGAAACAAGCTTGATAGGTGTTGACAAAGTTTTAGTGGTAAGTCATGGTGGCATACAGTTACGATCAATATGATCATCCACAATTTATTTCCTATCAAAAGCAAAGGAACCAGCATGTTGCAGCCAGATTTAGATTTTTCAGCTCATGATACACTTGACATTCATATGCAGGTGTAATCTTTGTTCATGATCTCTCCCAGAGAAGGACAAAAACTGGCTTACAGAAGTGGGCAGCTGAGATTGCTGCAACTGGGACATTTTCAGCTCCACTAGGATCTGGAGGTCCTGGTGGCCTTCCTGTCCCGTATATTGTTATAGGTAACAAAGCTGATATTGCTGCAAAAGAGGGTACAAGGGGGAGCAGTGGAAATCTTGTTGATGTAGCTCGGCAGTGGGTTGAGAAACAAGGTTTGCTTCCATCCAGTGAGGAACTTCCACTGACTGAGAGCTTCCCTGGTGCTGGAGGCCTTATTGCGGTAAGCAGCAGgttttttgttcttgttttccttCCTCTTGTTTTCCTTCCTACCTTTTTTTCCTTGTTCATTGATTGACGCTGTACACATTAttctaatgaaaatgaaattagTATATGGTAACTTAGCATTCAATGAATATAGTTGTGGTCGTATGAGACATGCTTGTAGGCAACTGACCTTATTTTGCTGTCTCATTGGGTACATGGCATTAGATTTGTAGTATGAGGCTTTGCATTAATAATCCAAATGACGTAGAAAGTGAAAACTTTACATGTACTTCAAAAAGCTGTTGTATCCTAAGTAGACAGAACTTTAATTAAGTTCTATGgtacaaaagtaaaataaaagagaagagATTCCAACTCATTCCGGATTTTGGTATCACAGAGGTTTCTTGAAAAAACTCCATAGAAGCTAGATATATTTTGGTGCACCGGCCTTCATTATCACAAGAAAGTGTCTAGCATACACGCAGAGTCAACTCATGCTACACACATAAGCGGGAAATCACAAGAACTCTGATTCCTGTCACTATTAACGTTAAAATCTTGAAATAGccatttaaatttctttttatagcACCATGTGTACGTGAATCACTGAAAATCAATGCTTTAAAGGCGAAGGCATTGGCGTTTCTTGGATAGCCCTATCTAGGTGAAAGCCTTGAGGCGTGAGGCGAAGCCTCATGGGACCTAAATTTTTTGATATATATTGTATtataattatatgtatataatataatactttttaaaacaaattaatcaacaatcaaataaGCAATCAAACCAACCAGTAACAAAATTGTAAACGGAAAACTAAAAAACTTActtgaattttgaaacaaattgtGGTGGTGTGGataattttgaaacaaattgaGGTATGAGATTGAGGTAAATTGAAATATGGGATTGAGGAGAATTTAGGGTTTGAGGAGTTGGCAAATTGAGGATTGGGGAATTGGGTGAATTATCAATGGGAAAATCAGGTATTAGGATGGAGATGAAGAGGGGGGACTTGCCGGggggtttaaaaaaaaaaagtcacttaaaaaaaatgaaagacttGGCCAAAACGACGTTGTATTGGGccaagtcatttaaaaaaaactcttatcttcttcttcctgaAGATGCCACTGCAGCACAACACAGAACCAGCCCAGCCTTCGACTTTGAGGGTCGCAGGAAATTTTGAAGCAAACATCACTGCTGCAAATACATGTGAAAGACATTTAACCACTGTTAAATCGTAAACGTGATCATGTAACATAGGGATAATCCAAGATCATTAATATAACACATAGAATACATGTATGAATTGCATTTATGCTACAAAAAAAATGTAAGGTACTTAAGTCTTAAATCTTAAGGGCTGTGATATTCACACTCCTTTTTACTTCCTACACATCCTTTTAATTTGTAGCCGTCGGATTGagtgaattaaagaagatcaaatgacagaaattaacaaggggtgtgtgagaagtacaAGGGCTTGTGCAGATAGCACACCCCAAGTCTTATTGTGCTTGGGATggccttatttttgtactcttTAAGGCTTCTGCCTGccactttgtttttttcttttattcgtGTATATATATGggttagccgaccccacttagtgggaaaaggctttgttgttgttgttgttgttgttgtgtatatatatgggaAAAATGTTATCAATTAGGCTGGCTGATTATGTTTATAGATTGTGAATCTGGGTCATTGCTCAAGTTGATACTTTCCTGCATGCGTGGTCCAAATTCACCATATAAGAGAGAACACCGTAGGTTCAGCCATGACATTTGGTAGATGTTTATGATCACTAAGAATTCATTTTCTGCACGTGTAAGAATTCATTTTTGGTTGTTAGTTGTTGTATCCATGACATTTAGTAGATGTTATTagatcacttttttttttctttttttttttaagcaagaGAAGAGGAGATAACATATGGAAATGGGTGGGTACTTGTACTTGAATAGGTTTTTCTTCAACTGTAACTCTTTGTTTAGATGCTTGGGTTGCAAGGTCAGAATAGGATTCTTATTTCTGTCCCATTTACATGTCATTTACTTGGGAATGAGGTTGCTTATGTTATTCTAAATTGGTGCCAAAATCCTGCAGAAAATCTTTGCATTTATAAACGCATCTATCTATAAATTGGTCTTAAGTTTGGTGATCTGTGGTTAGAGAGAAGGTCAATTCTTGGATGTAATAGGCCAAACTTATTATTTTGACTAGATTGTGGATCTGTTCTCATGAATGACCAGGCAAAACTTTTTTACTTTGATCAACAAAGTCATTGTTTTCTGTCCACAAAAGAAAAGGTTTAATTCTCGATGGGGAATATGATTGTCACATTGAGGAATCGTTGGTAATGTAGAATTACAAATGGTTATTAATCCATTTATTACAGCTGTAGTTATTCTACATTCTAATATATGTTGGTCTATTAAACATTGACAGGCTGCCAAAGAAGCAAGATATGACAAGGAAGCTGTGATGAAATTTTTCCGTACGGTCTGTATTCATGCTCTTGCTGTTAGCTTTTTCCTTTTGCCTTACGAAAGATATCCAACTTTTGTCTCGGTTGTTTCAGTTGATCAGAAGAAGATATTTTTCCGATGATTTACCTGCACAGAATCCATGGTCTGGTTCACCAGTACAAGGACCTTCACAGACTGTAGATGAAAATTGGAGTGACGAGGATCATTCGTACAGGAATGCCAGGTAGGTTCAGCCAGTTACATTGTTCTCCCCAACTTGCTTCATTTATCATCATCGCTAAATAATTTATGGCGGGTATGCTGGATCACAAGTGAGATGGTTTTCATGTTATAAAATGTAAACGGCGATTGATTGCGTTTTGGTGTTCAGATGCGTAAGTGTTGTGGGTCCTAATATATAACtgtttcttcatcatttcatctataactgtttagaatactaATCTATAACCATGGGCATGCCAGTTACATGCCAACACAAGTCATGATGTTTTGAATACTAATCTGTAACGGTTTATTCACCATCATCTCTCCTCACAATAGACTTTTTTTTACTGTCTGGACGAGTGATGTTTCTTACCAAGTGTTCTCTGTTGGCAGCTTGCGTGCTGACCCTTACAAGTACAACATGCTCCCTCCTCTTCCAGCGCAACGCAATCTGACGCCACCTCCCACGCTTTATCCTCAGCAACCAGTTTTGGTTTCTGAAAACTACAGCCTTCCCAGGTTTTCCCATACTAGTTACTCAGAAATCAGCAGTGCAGCCAGATCAAAGCGCTCCGATATTAATGTGTAATTGTCATTGCCTCTGGTTAATGTGATTATTGTTTGCATGAATGTACTCTTGTGCATGCGGTCAAAGTTCGTCCCATTTGTTTCACTTGTAACTCCTCCATTGATTCTTTTACTCTATAGGTTTTCATTGGGAGTGGCTTTTGTTTATGGTTTAGTACATATTGATTGATTCATCGACCTGAGAAGTACAGGCAATTCTTTTCATCAAGTTCTCTTTCTTTGCAAATTCTTGTCAATTATGTAGTGTTGAAGACATCTTTGTCATCCTTTCTTTTCGAAATTCTCTTGAACTGGCTGGTAAGATACGAtgaaacatatcacatatattttgCACACATCACTTACACGTCACCCAATTCTAGAAATTAAAGCGCAAAACAtaccttttgttttctttaacttgaacttattattatttcattgaTATGAGAGAACTCAAATTTTTGTAAGGTACAACGGCAAACCATCCAAACAATTTTCGAGTCTTTATATTACATGGTAGTAATTGAAAACATACGGAAGCCCTCCCCTTCCACTGGCACAACCTACATAAATCTTCTATGGCCAGGTACTCTTGATTTGTACCACAATTTGATGTATGACACCGGCACATCATCCTATACTTGTGTACAGCATAAGCATCACGGAACATCTTTCGTAGATACTGGAGAGCTTGAACTGAAACAAAACCTGATCAACTACTTCGATTCAGTTTCAGACAACTTCCTCCTAAGATCCTTCAGAGCGTCAACAACTTCTGAATCAAGATTGTGTTTTAATAATCTCCCTTGAAAAGATGTAGACCTGTTTTAAGGTAAATGAGAAATCATTTATCATTGGAATGAAACTGACATTTGCTCTTTGCTGACCAGCAAACAGTAGGACATttcgttaaaaaaataaaaataaaaataaaaaaagccaCGAACACGACACTCAGTAACTTCCTTGAATCCTCAGAAAAGTTTCATTAACATGCCAAGTTTCATCTGAAATACAACTTACCTATGTTCTTCAAGCATTCTTTCAAACTCCTTCTGTGATGCTTTAATCTATACAAAAGAAATGAATTTGCATCAACATAAACAGTGGTACATCAATAGGGAGATTCATACGTCATATTATGGGCACTCTAGCCCTACGCATTCTCTCATCCCGTTTAACATAGTTCATACGACATtaagatttaaaaatattttgtgtatctcatttatttttcaaggaaaattTGCACAAACACCTCCTAGAGTATTAGGGGTGTGCGCAAATACCACCCAAACTAAAAAATCTTGCCCGTTTACCAACCCAAATTCTAGTGTAGATGCACCACCTCTATCAATTTCTGCTAAAAATTCCATCATAAACTTATCGTATATTGGGCATTTGAGCACTGTTTCATGTATGTTCTCCCCACTCTCAGACCCCTAGACAACTTGGGGCAAGAATTTTGTTATTCAAGCATACGGAAGACAAGTCCCAATAGCTTTAGTAAACTGAATTCCTACCCTAAGTCATCTAAAGGGGTGTTTAAGTGGCAAAAACCCTTAAAAATGGCTCACATGCATTGCAGTCTTGCAGATGATATATTTTGACTAAACACATGAATTGAAGTTGAACAACCAAACACATAAAACAATGAGACAGTACAAATGCATAACCTGATAATAGGGATTACAAATCTAAAGAAACTCATAAATCGTTCCACTCTGACAATTACACACTAAGGCGTGTTCTGAATAAATCTAACAGTTACTAACATGTGGATATTAGGACAATAGTTTAGAAGACTATTGGACATCATTGGATTAAAAATAATCACCTCTGAAATCAATGCCTTGCAACTCCAAATGAAAGCCCCCTAAAAGATAATAAAACATAAGGCTGTATAAATGATCACATAGATTCTTATTCACGACTAGTTCTTATGAGTGACCAAGAAACATAGGAGAAAGATCAGATAATACACATTGAGGCATGAAATAataattcttttcttttttttctttttttgttttgaagataaaaataaaaagaatgaggTTGCAAGAGTGCTGTACTCAATCATGGAACAATATTACTAGTATAAGAAAACATGCAAATGATGGAATTATGAAGGGGTATACTTAAAAAAGATTAGTAAATCACAACTTAGACCCGCCAGAAACTCAAGATTCTGACTGCAAATAGTATGCTGCACAAGCAGAAAAACTTGTCGCAGCTAGAACGGGACTTACAGGGAAATACAAATATATTATATGCTTATATTTTCTGCACTAAAATCCAACCTCCTTGATTACTATAATAGTTTAACAAAGATAAAAGTCCAAATTTACTAAACAGGTATGTAGGGTTATGAGAACACATACTGCTCCATGTGCTGCATGCTGCTGAATATGATCAGAGGTCACAACCCAAACTTTAGGGCACCCATCCTCCCTTAAGGCTGCAACCTGTTGCGTACAGAAACATCACAAGTTACAGATCAAGAAAAAgagtaaagaaaagaaaagaaactacaGATAAACAAATTCTGGGGTGCAATTCAAAACGGTATGGCGAAGCTAACCCATTCCAGGCCTAAAGCCGTGCACAAATGCAGTGGCGTACTAGAAGTGATATTCAGGAGATCAAATTATTTCAATATTTTGTACTGCATATATGATGTAACTCTTTGTTTACCGATTACCAAGTTATATTTAAGAAATATGAGACTCTTAGATTAGAAGAGAAATTGGGGCCACAACATGTAAGGTCATGTTCCTGTCACTGATGCTATACATGGTAATAACCCTTTTATATATAAGAAAAACCTTCTCCTTAAAACTGATGCCCTTATATTTCTCCATCAAGCCcttcaaatattatatttttgtgcTACAGTCTTACTATAACAAAAATGTTCATGATGACCCTAGTCATGATAAAAATAATAGAGCCAACATAAAGAATCACAAAAATGCACAAAATTTTATGTGACTTGGGAAAATCCTGCCTACGTCCAAGAAGAGTATATGACTTCACTGTAAGAGAGAGTGAAACAACTATGAGTAATCTACTCAAGAGTTAATCCCTGACTCATACTTTGTACCAAATTCTGCACTCTTCGTACACCTTTCTCAACTTCCTAAGAAGAACCCAGTCCTCTTAATGCCATTGACTTGAGAACTATACTGCCAACTAcattagaaaaaaaaacctcttGCTTTCCTAGATAAATATTTTGCATATgatagttgtcctccattgaggAGGGAATTAATCAAATATAGGGTATTCTGGTTATTCCTGGTTGTTGAGAAGAACTTTAGAAAAGGGGAAGAAAATCATTATACTTCATATTCAAATGAAAGGAGCACaaaaatttacataaaattGCACTTGTAACAACTCTAGAAATTAGACCTGAATTTGGTAATCAACTCCACAGACTGTTAACCAACCATCTAAGCTTGCAGCCAGTATAATCATCTATAATATGCCCCATAACAGTTGGTTTAGGTCCTAGGAGCAGATTCTTGCATACCATTTTGAAAAAGAACTTTAGAAGGGGAGATGAAGAACATCGAGTTGCATACTGAAATGAAATGATTAAAcacaatttacataaaaaccTAGGACATAAGTTCCTATGGTAACCAACTCTACAAACTAGACCTAATTTTAAGCTATTATAAGCCAATAATCAATCATTAAGCTAAATTTCTAATAACTGCTCATAGCGATGTTGATAACAATCGTCgcaatataaaatatttcacAGATTTTGTTCTCTTTAGCACTCTCATGTattaatcaaacaaaagaaaatgatggaatCGTTGAGCagtctttcttttccattttacttttgtttttgccaCCAAGCTTTGTGTAATAGATGTGTTTAATATACTAAGCCGCAATTTCCCTAAACACCAAAACCTAACCACATTTCCCTTAACAGTGACTTCTTGCTTCTAAAACAACAAAATTACTGTTGTTTGGGGAGCCAGAGACAGCACCCTTTACCTgggttcctttttttctttgtaattaAAGTGTGAGGCGTGGGCAAGGCATCCAGGGGATAGCCTGGCCTAGGCGTGAGGCATGAGGTGAAGCCTCAcgggacctaaattttttaatatatacactgagcgtacacatatattatatttaaaaaaaagaagattattaatcaataatcaccatgagcacacacatatattataaatatatatacacacatatatacacatatattatattatatatatatatatataatagaggaTGAAAAGCACAACGAGCACACATATAACAATGCATGCAGACAACAcacacatccattatataaaaaaataaaaatcaggaaaaaaaaggcagagagacgatagtgcaaggaagaggtatgaggcggttaaaaaaaataaaaagcagcCAAACATACGCCTGGACGCCCTGAGGCACGCCTCCGCTGCCTAGGCAGCTCCGACGACGCCTTCCACCCACTCCCTCAAAACAGAGGCGGCAACCCTCACGCCCAGCCTCAGAGGGCGCCTAGGTGCGCCCTGATGCGAGCCTTTGAAAACATTAATTCCTGACCTTTGACCCTTCACTTTAAATCTTTCACCGCAATCCTTACTGCCATAAACAACTTGCAAAAAAATACCTAGCTAGTCATGTAACTCTAATATATAGTTATATACCATGCTGAAAGATCCTTATTAGCTTTGATATTCGAGCCTACAACATCTCTCTGTCCTGTATCACATATTTTACCTCTTGATAAAAGATGGGTGCCCTAGTTCAAATGAAAAATAAGCAAGCATAGGATTTTGTGTTACCACAAAATAGGAACCGCAAACTCAAATCAGTTAAGCAAacaaacatttttcttttacctTCAAAGTGAGAAAAATTGTAAAGTTGGTTTCAGCTTCAAGTTATTCCTCACCTCTTTCTCAATCCACGCATCAGCACAGGTTTCACCAGAGTATACTACATCAACACTGCAACATTATGAATTCTTAGGATCACAATTCcttatataaatttatatagTGCCAAGGGGatttaaacaaatatataaacttACAGCTGAGTGTAACATTTCTGTTTAAGTTAAACAACGATGTTTCAAGAAGTCAAACTTCCCATTTAGTATGACCTTGGCCAATTATAGAACAATATAGTAACTAATACGCCTATTCTCCCaccaaataataaatataagaGGGAAACGTCTCTGGAGAATCAGAAAACAGAAAGCTATTTCACCTATCAGCAAaagttcaccaaaaaaaaaaggttagctATTTCACCTATCAGCAAaagttcaccaaaaaaaaaaggttaatcTCTTAAGGTGTAGAGTGGCAGCATAAAAGAATGTTTGTGAATTTGGTTTGTGAATGTGTTCCTGAATCTCCTGTTATCTGATTCAAAATGTCTTTAGACGGGGCCCATAAAATGAAAACTGTTAAAGAGGCACAAGAgttatttggaaaaaaaaattattttcgaTCTTCAATATAATCTGACCTTGTTTGTAAGAACAATGCCACCAAAAATGATTTGTTGgatacaaagaaaacaaaaaggaaattctTCCCTCAAGAAAACCATTTCAAGCAGTGATTCTTTGAACTCGCATTGAAAACTCAGCTGCAAAACCATGTTAAAACTCTTAATTGTATTTATACTAAATGTCACGCATCAGGTTTAGTCAAGATTTGAGATGTTCAAGATGTGACCGATGTCACTAGATTGCGTGCATTGCATATGCTTGACTCCAGAGCATTCAAGTCATTTGAGGTCTAGATGTTGAAGATTAAACCCCGTCCACACCAAGCTTATCAACGAAATTGTAAAGTTATAACACAAGTATACTGAACATGGACAAAATGAGGAACATGCACACGAAAAGGGAAGTAAGATAAGGTACAGTTTTACCCTGCCATCTTTACCCCAAAAAACTAAAAGACAAAAGGAcagttgaacaaaaaaaaaaaaaaaaaaagcttttcaTTAGGTAGTAAATCACAATATGTCATTTTCCGAGTTCATAAACTGTACCCATTAAAATCTTCCTTGTGTGTGGGGAGTCCAGACATCATGGCATCGAATACAGCTACCACTTTCACCTCTGTACATGTTCCAGAAATAAATAGGTGAGTTATGGAAATTCAGATATACAAAAGACAAAAGACTTCAGGAAAGCcattttattgaaataatttAACATGGCACACACAACATGAGCCCTGCACAATGTTATCATACAATATTTCTTACAAATATGATATTACAGCAAAACTTGATATTACAGCTAAACCCTGAATATAGAACCTAAAGTACACAACCATACCTCTCAATGAAGCTAAGTTAGAAAAACCACAACTCAAAATCTAAACTCATATCACGGTTGCTAATAAGTCCATCATtaaaaaagagagagatttcCCTAAGCTCAGCCGAAACTGATGCCCAAAGAGATGCTAGTATCTAACTTGGTCCCAGATTTCATCTTCTCGGACATCCTTGTAATCCTGAAAACTCTTCTACAAACCTCCACCCAGATGTTCCGAAAATCTGCCAGTACCAAGCAATCCAACAAAGCTTTAGCTTTTTTCCCACTAAATTACAAAACGTACTCACAAGCACCATGTAGTTAATAAAGACAAAACAACACACAGCTCGGCCTTTGTGTTCTTGTTTCCACCCTTATTTCTTAAAGAAATCATTTGACAGCAGTCTATGAAAAATGGCTCAAGCTTCCTAAATCCAGAGATTGTTTATTGAATAGGTAGAAAGAAAGTGCAAACCTCTTAGCATGCTGAAAGTAACAAGTTCATCGATTAACTTTTGGCGAGCAACATCAAGTCTCCCATTCATAAAATGCTTCTTGAGCTTGGCCCAGTAACCGCAGAGGTTATATCCATCAACAAGCAAGACGGGCACAGCAATGTCCCAACCCTGGTTAGTACtgtgaaaaggaaaaacaaaatataggTGAGCTTTGGAAGAAGCTTAAAAGGGGAGAGGAGGGATGAAGGAGAGAAGAAAGCAGAGAgtgggtggtggtggtagtaGTAGTACTAATAGAGGGTGGTGGTTGGATCGCGGTAGAGGTCAGGGTCTTGGGGAAGCTGTTCCTTGGGGACCTTCTTTCGGCGGTATCTAGTAGAGTGCTTAGGTGTGCTAGACTTTCTGTTTTGGTACTCCTACAGTTCAAGTACAAGTAGTTTGTTTGCGTTTACCAAATGAATGAATGAGAATGGAGAAGTAGTAGTAGGCAAACCTTCCATAACTTTAAAAGCTGTAAATTCTGCCTCACATTTGATGTAATCCTCGGAGGAGTTGGCGCCTCCGACCCCTATTAATCATTATTCaatattcaatttcaaactAATCAATCAGTCTTATTATTCGCCAGGCCAGATTGATTACACaacatttttttgaaaatttgacaaaGAAACAAGTAAACATGCAGAGAGAGATAGAATACCAAAGGAGGAGGAGGCGATGATTGTTGAGACTTGTTCTTGCCCTTGGCCATTACAACAAACTGAAACTGGGCACAAGAACAGCCATAGCAACCTCGTGGGCGTGGCAACTGAAACACTAAAGACGACCATGGCGCCGATTTCATTTCATGG
Above is a window of Malus sylvestris chromosome 15, drMalSylv7.2, whole genome shotgun sequence DNA encoding:
- the LOC126603488 gene encoding uncharacterized protein LOC126603488 isoform X1 codes for the protein MKSAPWSSLVFQLPRPRGCYGCSCAQFQFVVMAKGKNKSQQSSPPPPLGSEAPTPPRITSNVRQNLQLLKLWKEYQNRKSSTPKHSTRYRRKKVPKEQLPQDPDLYRDPTTTLYYTNQGWDIAVPVLLVDGYNLCGYWAKLKKHFMNGRLDVARQKLIDELVTFSMLREVKVVAVFDAMMSGLPTHKEDFNGVDVVYSGETCADAWIEKEVAALREDGCPKVWVVTSDHIQQHAAHGAGAFIWSCKALISEIKASQKEFERMLEEHRSTSFQGRLLKHNLDSEVVDALKDLRRKLSETESK
- the LOC126603488 gene encoding uncharacterized protein LOC126603488 isoform X2; this encodes MKSAPWSSLVFQLPRPRGCYGCSCAQFQFVVMAKGKNKSQQSSPPPPLGSEAPTPPRITSNVRQNLQLLKLWKEYQNRKSSTPKHSTRYRRKKVPKEQLPQDPDLYRDPTTTLYYTNQGWDIAVPVLLVDGYNLCGYWAKLKKHFMNGRLDVARQKLIDELVTFSMLREVKVVAVFDAMMSGLPTHKEDFNGVDVVYSGETCADAWIEKEVAALREDGCPKVWVVTSDHIQQHAAHGAIKASQKEFERMLEEHRSTSFQGRLLKHNLDSEVVDALKDLRRKLSETESK
- the LOC126603487 gene encoding small GTPase LIP1-like, which gives rise to MFWRDRARDNKNQNGGGGPPCGQVRVLVVGDSGVGKTSLVHLIVKGSSIARPPQTVGCTVGVKHTTYGNSGSSSSSIKGDAERDFFIELWDVSGHDRYKECRSLFYSQINGVIFVHDLSQRRTKTGLQKWAAEIAATGTFSAPLGSGGPGGLPVPYIVIGNKADIAAKEGTRGSSGNLVDVARQWVEKQGLLPSSEELPLTESFPGAGGLIAAAKEARYDKEAVMKFFRTLIRRRYFSDDLPAQNPWSGSPVQGPSQTVDENWSDEDHSYRNASLRADPYKYNMLPPLPAQRNLTPPPTLYPQQPVLVSENYSLPRFSHTSYSEISSAARSKRSDINV